The genomic DNA TGACGCGTGAAGGCTTCCACGTCAGCAAGGACACGGACGGCACGGTGCTGGTCACCGCCTCCCCTGCTTCTTCTGGTGAAAAATACTTCGGGGGAGTCGCTTCAGCGACGGGGGCAGAGCCCCCAGCCACCGCCGGCCTCTGTTCCTCGAAATCCGAACTGGACTCCGCTGCCCGCGCTGCCGGCCAGTCCGATCTGTTGGACCAATTCGCGAAAGACTACCCCAAAGGCCCCCACGACCAGCCGCAATCCATGTGCCCCGCCTTCGGGTCCCTGCGCGTCGGCCTGCGGATGAAGCGGGTGGCGACGGTGCTGTCCGGCTCGGCCTGCTGCGTCTACGGCCTGACCTTCGTGTCGCATTTCTACGGCGCACGCCGCTCCGTCGGCTACGTGCCCTTCAATTCCGAATCCCTCGTCACCGGCAAGCTTTTCGAGGATATCCGCGAAAGCGTTCACGAGATGGCGGACCCGGAACGCTATGACGCCATCGTGGTCACGAACCTCTGCGTGCCGACAGCCTCTGGCGTGCCGCTGCGGCTGTTGCCGAAGGAAATCAACGGCGTGCGGATCATCGGCATCGACGTGCCCGGCTTCGGCATCCCGACCCACGCCGAGGCGAAGGATGTCCTCGCCGGCGCCATGCTGAACTATGCCCGGACCGAGGCTGAGGCCGGCCCCGTCGCCCGCCCCGCCCGCGCCGCCGAGGACCGCCCAAGCGTTGCTTTGCTGGGCGAGATGTTCCCCGCCGATCCGATGATGATCGGCGCGATGCTGGCCCCCATGGGCCTCGCCGCCGGACCCACGGTCCCGACCCGCGAATGGCGCG from Loktanella sp. M215 includes the following:
- the bchY gene encoding chlorophyllide a reductase subunit Y produces the protein MTREGFHVSKDTDGTVLVTASPASSGEKYFGGVASATGAEPPATAGLCSSKSELDSAARAAGQSDLLDQFAKDYPKGPHDQPQSMCPAFGSLRVGLRMKRVATVLSGSACCVYGLTFVSHFYGARRSVGYVPFNSESLVTGKLFEDIRESVHEMADPERYDAIVVTNLCVPTASGVPLRLLPKEINGVRIIGIDVPGFGIPTHAEAKDVLAGAMLNYARTEAEAGPVARPARAAEDRPSVALLGEMFPADPMMIGAMLAPMGLAAGPTVPTREWRELYAALDCGVVAAIHPFYTAAVREFQAAGRTVIGSAPVGHDGTAAWLAAIGDAYNVAPAQIAAAQNAFLPAIKGALMGAQVKGTITVSGYEGSELLVARLLIESGAHVPYVGTALPRTPWSAVDADWLRAKGVTVKFRASLEDDLAVMEGVRPDLAIGTTPVVQRGKELGIPALYFTNLISARPLMGPAGAGSLQQVVTAAMGGKGRMDKMRGFFEGVGTGDTAGIWEGSPNLRPDFRAQHQKKLDKQARAAAAEQMI